The following are from one region of the Salvelinus alpinus chromosome 16, SLU_Salpinus.1, whole genome shotgun sequence genome:
- the LOC139541733 gene encoding large ribosomal subunit protein eL36, which yields MAIRYPMAVGLSKGHPVTKNVTAPKHARRRGRLTKHSKFVRDMIREVCGFAPYERRAMELLKVSKDKRALKFIKKRIGTHIRAKRKREELSNVLAAMRKAAAKKD from the exons atggCTATCAGGTATCCTATGGCCGTGGGGCTTAGCAAAGGCCACCCCGTAACCAAGAATGTGACCGCACCCAAACACGCCCGTAGACGAGGG CGTCTGACCAAGCACAGCAAGTTTGTGCGTGACATGATCCGTGAGGTGTGCGGCTTCGCCCCTTACGAGAGGCGCGCCATGGAGTTGCTGAAGGTGTCCAAGGATAAGCGCGCCCTCAAGTTCATCAAGAAGAGG ATTGGAACTCACATCCGCgccaagagaaagagggaggagctCAGCAACGTCCTGGCTGCCATGAGGAAGGCTGCTGCCAAGAAGGATTAA